The genomic window GCTTTGAAGGTGATGATGGTGAAAGTGTCCTTCACCCCATCCAGGGTCTGGATCTGGCCCGTCACGAAATGGCCGATATCCTCCCCATCCTCCAGGAAGCACTTCATCATCAGATCGTATTGGCCGGAGACGGAATGCACTTCCGAGACTTCTGCTACGCTCTGCACCGCGAGGTCGGCCACGTCATAGGCGCGGCCGAGATCGCATTTGACCATGATGAAGATCGTCTGCATGGCTCAGTCTTCCGAAGCTTCCGCCACGTCGACGACCGGTGCCTTGGGCGGACGGGCGGCGCGCAGGATGAAGGCGGGTACGTCATCGCCAAAGCCGACAACGGGCGGGCCACGGTCATCATCCTCGTCCCGGCGGGGACGGCGGTCGCGGCGGTCATCGCGGTCACGGCGGAATTCGTCGCGGCGATGCTCATCGCGGCGGAACTCACCCCGACCCTCGTTGCGGCCGTCGCCACGATTGTCCGCACGGGGTTCGCCCCGGTTGTCACCACGGCCCTCGCCGCGATTTTCACCGCGCGCTTCGCCCCGATTCTCGTACCGGTCGCGATTGCGCTCGCCGCGCGGCTCGCCACGGCTCTCGTGGCGGTCACCCCGGTTATCGGGACGTTCGCGCTTCTGCTGGTGTGCCTCGATGGCAGCTTCGGCGGCCTCAGGCTCCACATGGACATGGCGCTCGGGCTTGGGCCCGCGCTCTGCCCGTTCGCCCCGGTCGCGGCCACCGCGGCGGCCCTCTTCCTTCTTCGGGGCACCCCGGCCACGGCGGCGCGGATCGGCATCGAAGGACAGTTCGGCGGTTTCGATCCCCTCAATCGTGAAGCGGGGAATTTCCTTGCCGATCAGCTTTTCGATGGCATGCACCAGCTTGCCATCGTCCGGCGTGGCGATGGTGAAGGCGCGACCCGTCTTGCCCGCGCGACCCGTGCGGCCGATGCGGTGGACGTAATCTTCGGAATGGTGCGGCGTGTCGAAATTGAACACGTGGCTGACATTGGAAATGTCGATACCGCGCGCCGCCACGTCGGAACAGACCAGCAGGTCGATGCTGCCGGCCTTAAATGCCTCCAGAGTCTCGGTGCGCTTGGACTGCACCATGTCGCCATGCAGGGCGCCGGCATTGAAGCCGTGCTTGACCAGCGAGCCATGAACGACGGCAATGTCCTTCTTGCGATTGCAGAAGATGAAGGCGTTCTTCACATCGTCGGTGGCGATCAGGCGACGCAGCGCCTCGCGCTTGTCCTGTTCATCCACGACCAGCAGATGCTGGGCCACCGTGGTAGCCGTGCTGGCGGGCGCACTGACCGTCACCTCTTCCGGGGTGGTCAGGAACTTATCGGCCAGACGCTTGATCTCCGGCGGCATGGTGGCGCTGAAGAACAGGGTTTGACGCTTGCGCGGCAGCAGGCTGACGATACGCTCGATATCGGGGATGAACCCCATATCTAGCATGCGATCCGCCTCGTCGATCACCAGGACCTTGATGTCGGTCAGCAGGATGTTGCCACGATCAAACAGGTCCATCATGCGGCCCGGCGTGGCGATCAGCACGTCAACGCCGCGTTCCAGCTTCTTGATCTGGTCGCCAAAGCTTTCGCCACCGATCAGCAGCGCCATGTTCAGCTTGTGGTACTTGCCATACAGCTCGAAATTTTCTGCCACCTGGGCGGCCAGTTCGCGCGTTGGCTCCAGGATGAGGGACCGAGGCATGCGCGCCTTGGCGCGGCCACGGCCCAAAATCTCGATCATGGGAAGGGTAAAGGAAGCGGTCTTCCCCGTACCGGTCTGGGCGCAGCCCAGCACATCCCGGCCCTGCAGGACCCACGGGATGGCTTTTTCCTGGATCGGCGTCGGCGTGGTATAGCCAACTTCTTCAACAGCGCGAAGGACTTCGGACCCGAGTCCAAGTTCCGAGAACAGCATTAGGCCTTCATCATTCTGGAGGCGACGTCGAACAAAAACACCGTGACGTCGGCGGCGATAATGGATCGACCGCTGGCAACCCTGCGTCACCTGCATTTGAACAGCAGGAACACAATGCTTTACGGTCGCGCCTTCGATATCAATTTCGGCCTTTGAGAGCAAGGATTTCGGGCGATGACACCCCCCACACCGCACGCAAGGCAGCCCCTCCTTCTGTTGCCGGGCCTGTTGTGCGACGAAGCTTTGTGGGCGCACCAGATAAACAACCTGTCCGATATCGCGGATTGTACCGTCGCCGACCTCACAAAGGCAGACTCGATGGAGGCGCTGGCCGAGGCGGTTCTGGCGCAGGCGCCGGAACGGTTTGCGCTGGCTGGCCTTTCCATGGGCGGCTATGTCGCGTTCGAGATATTGCGCCGCGCGCCGCAACGGGTGACGCGCCTGTGTCTGGTCGATACGTCCGCCCGCCCCGATACCGTGGAACAGCGGCAGCGGCGGGCGGCCATGCTTAAACTGGCCAGGATCGGCAAGTTTCGGGGCATGTCGCCGCGCCTTCTGTCCACACAGGTGCATCCTGACCATGTAGC from Niveispirillum cyanobacteriorum includes these protein-coding regions:
- a CDS encoding DEAD/DEAH box helicase gives rise to the protein MLFSELGLGSEVLRAVEEVGYTTPTPIQEKAIPWVLQGRDVLGCAQTGTGKTASFTLPMIEILGRGRAKARMPRSLILEPTRELAAQVAENFELYGKYHKLNMALLIGGESFGDQIKKLERGVDVLIATPGRMMDLFDRGNILLTDIKVLVIDEADRMLDMGFIPDIERIVSLLPRKRQTLFFSATMPPEIKRLADKFLTTPEEVTVSAPASTATTVAQHLLVVDEQDKREALRRLIATDDVKNAFIFCNRKKDIAVVHGSLVKHGFNAGALHGDMVQSKRTETLEAFKAGSIDLLVCSDVAARGIDISNVSHVFNFDTPHHSEDYVHRIGRTGRAGKTGRAFTIATPDDGKLVHAIEKLIGKEIPRFTIEGIETAELSFDADPRRRGRGAPKKEEGRRGGRDRGERAERGPKPERHVHVEPEAAEAAIEAHQQKRERPDNRGDRHESRGEPRGERNRDRYENRGEARGENRGEGRGDNRGEPRADNRGDGRNEGRGEFRRDEHRRDEFRRDRDDRRDRRPRRDEDDDRGPPVVGFGDDVPAFILRAARPPKAPVVDVAEASED
- a CDS encoding alpha/beta fold hydrolase → MTPPTPHARQPLLLLPGLLCDEALWAHQINNLSDIADCTVADLTKADSMEALAEAVLAQAPERFALAGLSMGGYVAFEILRRAPQRVTRLCLVDTSARPDTVEQRQRRAAMLKLARIGKFRGMSPRLLSTQVHPDHVAVPEIGGVVLAMTERVGRDAFCRQQAAILSRPDSRPGLAAIAVPTLVIVGADDAQTPPDRSQEIAAAVPGASLYVVPCCGHLAPLEQPELVTGLMREWLLA
- a CDS encoding Lrp/AsnC ligand binding domain-containing protein, which gives rise to MQTIFIMVKCDLGRAYDVADLAVQSVAEVSEVHSVSGQYDLMMKCFLEDGEDIGHFVTGQIQTLDGVKDTFTIITFKAFT